The following are encoded in a window of Armatimonadota bacterium genomic DNA:
- a CDS encoding aminotransferase class III-fold pyridoxal phosphate-dependent enzyme, with the protein MVEAADYQTRHARYVLTPWSAQAGLRPPVIVRAEGRFLYDAEGRRYLDFSSGLVAVNLGHAHPRMVQAIQAQAERLCYAPPSFFNDARAELAEALIQIAPWPGEEGRVFFTTGGAEANEDAIKMARLITGRRKVLASYRSFHGSTAGAATLTGDDRRFAAEPGIPEVIHFFAPYPYRSPFFATDPQEETQRALAHLETVMQLEGPERVAAIILEPVVGTNGVIIYPEGYLAGVRRIADRHQIILIFDEVMTGFGRTGTPFAAQRFGVTPDMITFAKGVTSAYVPLGGVLVRESLARHFDSNVLWCGHTFSGHPLAVAVARAAQAVYREEGLFTRAQEIEGWLRPALEGFARRHRVVGEARGIGAFFALELVRDPQTREPLLSRYGGDPEMLRGFHASLRGRGVYVFGRHNILIVAPPLTITREEADLGLEALDASLDELSLKAAA; encoded by the coding sequence GGGCGGAAGGACGGTTTCTCTACGATGCGGAGGGGAGGCGCTATCTGGACTTCTCCTCGGGGTTGGTGGCGGTCAACCTGGGGCACGCCCACCCCAGGATGGTGCAGGCGATCCAGGCGCAGGCGGAGCGGCTGTGTTATGCGCCGCCGTCCTTCTTCAACGACGCCCGGGCCGAGCTGGCAGAGGCACTGATCCAGATTGCGCCCTGGCCCGGTGAGGAAGGGCGAGTGTTCTTCACCACGGGGGGCGCGGAGGCCAATGAGGATGCCATCAAGATGGCCCGCCTGATCACCGGTCGGCGCAAGGTGCTCGCCTCCTACCGCTCCTTCCACGGCTCCACGGCGGGCGCCGCTACCCTGACCGGGGATGACCGCCGCTTTGCCGCCGAGCCTGGCATTCCTGAGGTGATCCACTTCTTTGCGCCCTACCCCTACCGCAGCCCCTTCTTCGCCACTGATCCGCAGGAAGAGACGCAACGGGCCCTGGCCCACCTGGAGACGGTGATGCAACTTGAGGGTCCGGAACGGGTGGCCGCCATCATCCTCGAGCCGGTGGTGGGCACCAATGGTGTGATCATCTATCCCGAGGGCTACCTGGCCGGGGTGCGGCGGATCGCTGACCGGCACCAGATTATCTTGATCTTCGACGAGGTGATGACCGGCTTTGGCCGCACCGGGACTCCCTTCGCCGCCCAACGGTTCGGGGTCACCCCGGACATGATCACCTTTGCCAAGGGGGTGACCTCGGCGTACGTGCCTCTGGGTGGGGTGCTGGTGCGGGAGTCGCTGGCCCGTCACTTTGACAGCAACGTCCTCTGGTGCGGCCACACCTTCTCCGGGCATCCCCTGGCGGTGGCGGTGGCCCGCGCAGCCCAGGCCGTCTACCGGGAGGAAGGGTTGTTCACGCGGGCGCAGGAGATCGAGGGGTGGCTGCGTCCCGCCCTGGAGGGATTCGCCCGTCGGCACCGCGTCGTGGGGGAGGCGCGGGGGATCGGCGCCTTCTTCGCGCTGGAACTGGTGCGGGACCCGCAGACCCGCGAGCCCCTGCTCTCCCGCTACGGCGGAGATCCTGAGATGCTCCGCGGCTTTCACGCCTCCCTGCGGGGCCGGGGAGTTTACGTCTTTGGCCGGCACAATATCCTCATCGTGGCTCCGCCGCTGACGATCACCCGGGAGGAAGCCGACCTGGGCCTGGAGGCGCTGGACGCCAGCCTGGA